One window of Mus caroli chromosome 11, CAROLI_EIJ_v1.1, whole genome shotgun sequence genomic DNA carries:
- the Osbpl7 gene encoding oxysterol-binding protein-related protein 7 — protein sequence MPSGDWAPHFQVIWYHSVLSPPESRGAELSGSPELGGRRQRGRGRWGDPAGGEAPTSPSFLVPAVAAATAQFCEEVAGDLETVSGTAAYGSRGSGVHGSWGFPQDKVTFSPSHPALLSSSGSNFFLMDFQERDTPSLAESTQSSKPSSTQQASELWEVMEEPRGRLGADDIMPERQEGHLLKKRKWPLKGWHKRYFVLEDGILHYATTRQDITKGKVHGSIDVRLSVMSINKKAQRIDLDTEDNIYHLKIKSQDLFHSWVAQLRAHRLAQRLDMPSATHRKAPGTQMLTAGSASALPGVGPREKVSSWLRDSDGLDRCSHALSECQGKLQELHRLLQSLESLHRIPSAPVIPTHQTSVTTERPKKGKRTSRMWCTQGFAKDDTIGRVGRLHGSVPNLSRYLESRDASGPRGLPPPDYAHLQRSFWALAQKVHNSLSSVLVALTTERDRLRDLHQGSELSRMVVSEAPDGQRRLHSLSISSDTTADSFSSLNPEEQEALYMKGRELTPQLSQSSVLSLADSHTEFFDACEVLLSASSSENEGSEEEESCASEITTSLSEEVLDIRGADRYQKGPCVPGIAVGPPRRRCLPAASGPGTDVSLWNILRNNIGKDLSKVSMPVQLNEPLNTLQRLCEELEYSSLLDQASRMADPCERMVYIAAFAVSAYSSTYHRAGCKPFNPVLGETYECERPDRGFRFISEQVSHHPPISACHAESENFIFWQDMKWKNKFWGKSLEIVPVGTVNVSLPRFGDHFEWNKVTSCIHNILSGQRWIEHYGEVLIRNTQDSSCHCKITFCKAKYWSSNIHEVQGAVLSRSGRVLHRLFGKWHEGLYRGPPPGGQCIWKPNSMPPDHERNFGFTQFALELNELTSELKRTLPSTDTRLRPDQRYLEEGNIQAAEAQKRRIEQLQRDRRRVMEENNIVHQARFFRRQTDSSGKEWWVTNHTYWRLRAEPGYGNLDGAVLW from the exons ATGCCCAGTGGGGATTGGGCCCCTCATTTCCAAGTCATTTGGTACCACTCCGTTCTTAGTCCTCCAGAGAGCAGGGGGGCAGAGCTGAGCGGCAGCCCAGAGCTTGGCGGGAGGAGGCAACGGGGGAGGGGCAGGTGGGGAGATCCGGCTGGAGGGGAGGCTCCGAcgtctccttccttcctggttcCTGCAGTAGCTGCTGCAACTGCTCAGTTCTGTGAAGAGGTAGCCGGTGACTTGGAGACTGTCTCAGGCACAGCAGCATACGGATCAAGAGGCTCTGGCGTCCATGGATCCTGGG GGTTCCCCCAGGACAAGGTGACATTCTCCCCATCCCACCCGGCTCTGCTGTCCTCGTCGGGGAGCAACTTCTTCCTCATGGACTTCCAGGAAAGAGACACGCCCTCTTTGGCTGAGAGTACTCAGTCTTCAAAGCCCAGCAGTACCCAGCAG GCCTCCGAGCTGTGGGAGGTGATGGAGGAGCCTCGGGGCAGGCTGGGAGCAGACGACATCATgcctgagagacaggaaggacacCTGCTCAAGAAGAGGAAGTGGCCTCTTAAGGGCTGGCACAAG AGGTACTTTGTGCTGGAGGACGGGATCCTACACTATGCCACGACTCGACAAGAT ATCACCAAGGGGAAGGTCCATGGCTCCATCGATGTCCGGCTATCCGTCATGTCTATCAACAAAAAGGCCCAGCGCATTGACCTCGACACAGAAGACAACATTTACCACCTAAAG ATCAAATCTCAGGACCTGTTCCATAGCTGGGTGGCCCAGCTGCGAGCCCACCGCTTGGCCCAGCGCTTGGACATGCCCAGTGCCACTCATCGGAAG GCTCCTGGTACCCAGATGCTAACAGCAGGCAGTGCTTCCGCCTTACCTGGGGTTGGACCTCGAGAGAAAGTGTCATCCTGGCTAAGGGACAGTGATGGGCTTGACCGATGTTCTCATG cactctCAGAATGCCAGGGTAAGCTGCAGGAACTACACAGACTCCTTCAGAGCTTGGAGTCCCTACACCGAATCCCCTCTGCCCCTGTGATCCCCACACACCAG ACCTCAGTGACGACCGAGAGACCCAAGAAAGGAAAACGGACCAGTCGCATGTGGTGCACACAGGGCTTTGCCAAGGATGACACCATTGGACGG GTTGGCCGTCTCCATGGCTCTGTTCCCAACCTATCTCGTTACTTGGAGTCTCGGGATGCTTCTGGTCCCCGTGGCCTGCCACCTCCAGACTATGCCCATCTGCAGCGCAGTTTCTGGGCTCTGGCCCAGAAGG TGCACAACTCCCTCAGCAGTGTCCTGGTTGCCCTCACCACAGAACGGGACCGACTGAGAGACCTGCACCAGGGCTCAGAGCTGTCAAGGATGGTG GTTTCTGAGGCCCCGGATGGTCAGAGACGCCTCCACTCACTCTCCATCTCTTCAGACACGACGGCAGACTCCTTCAGTTCCCTGAACCCGGAAGAG CAAGAAGCTCTGTACATGAAAGGCCGAGAACTGACCCCCCAGCTGTCCCAGAGCAGTGTGCTGTCCCTCGCCGACTCCCACACCGAGTTCTTTGATGCCTGTGAGGTGCTCCTCTCTGCCAGTTCTTCTGAGAAtgag GGCTCTGAGGAGGAAGAGTCTTGTGCTAGCGAGATCACCACCAGCCTATCTGAGGAGGTGCTGGATATCAGGGGGGCTGACCGCTATCAAAAAG GGCCGTGTGTTCCAGGGATTGCTGTGGGACCTCCTCGCCGCCGTTGCCTGCCAGCTGCCAGTGGGCCTGGGACAGACGTGAGCCTGTGGAATATCCTCCGCAACAACATCGGCAAAGACCTGTCCAAGGTGTCGATGCCTGTGCAGCTCAACGAGCCGCTCAACACGCTGCAGAGGCTCTGCGAGGAGTTGGAGTATAGCAGCCTCCTGGACCAGGCCAGCCGCATGGCCGACCCCTGCGAGCGCATG GTGTACATCGCAGCCTTTGCTGTCTCCGCCTACTCCTCCACGTACCACCGGGCGGGATGCAAGCCCTTCAACCCGGTCCTGGGAGAGACGTACGAGTGTGAGCGGCCTGACCGGGGTTTCCGTTTTATCAGCGAGCAG GTCTCCCACCATCCTCCCATCTCCGCGTGTCACGCAGAATCTGAGAACTTCATCTTCTGGCAAG ACATGAAATGGAAGAACAAGTTCTGGGGCAAATCCCTGGAGATCGTGCCTGTGGGGACAGTCAACGTCAGTCTGCCCAG gtTTGGGGACCACTTTGAGTGGAACAAGGTGACGTCCTGTATTCACAACATCCTGAGTGGCCAGCGCTGGATCGAGCACTATGGGGAAGTGCTTATCCGAAACACACAAGATAGCTCCTGCCACTGCAAAATCACCTTTTGCAAG GCCAAGTACTGGAGTTCCAACATCCATGAGGTACAAGGTGCAGTGCTTAGCAGGAGTGGCCGCGTCCTCCACCGCCTCTTCGGGAAGTGGCATGAGGGATTGTATCGAGGACCCCCACCGGGTGGGCAGTGCATTTGGAAACCTA ATTCGATGCCTCCAGACCATGAGCGAAACTTCGGGTTCACTCAGTTTGCCCTGGAACTGAATGAGCTGACGTCAGAGCTGAAGCGGACCCTGCCTTCCACTGACACACGGCTCCGGCCTGACCAGAG ATACCTGGAGGAGGGGAACATACAGGCTGCTGAGGCCCAGAAGAGAAGGATAGAGCAGCTCCAGCGAGACCGGAGAAGGGTGATGGAAGAAAATAACATAGTCCACCAGGCGCGCTTCTTCAG GcgacagacagacagcagtggcAAGGAGTGGTGGGTGACCAACCATACTTACTGGAGGCTGCGAGCTGAGCCAGGCTACGGGAACCTGGATGGGGCTGTGCTCTGGTAA